In Methylomagnum ishizawai, one DNA window encodes the following:
- a CDS encoding YgaP family membrane protein, giving the protein MTTDRMIRIVAGSFVLLSLALGVESSPVFVNANWLWFTAFVGANLLQSGFTRWCLLETFLKKCGVKQAGAD; this is encoded by the coding sequence ATGACCACCGACCGTATGATCCGTATCGTCGCCGGTTCTTTCGTGCTGCTATCCCTGGCGCTGGGCGTCGAGTCCAGTCCGGTGTTCGTGAATGCGAACTGGCTCTGGTTCACCGCTTTCGTGGGGGCCAACCTGCTGCAAAGCGGTTTCACCCGCTGGTGCCTGCTGGAAACCTTCCTCAAAAAGTGCGGTGTCAAGCAGGCGGGCGCGGATTAG